GGATATATTCAACTCGAACGCGATTCCCAGGGGTAAATCCAACAATGCTATCGGGAAAACACGCGGGGTAGGTAAGGATGGCAGTCTCCGCAATGTTCGCGGCGATGGTAATGCACAATGTTCCCGTCGGCCACAGCTTGCTCTGCTTCAATCCCTCTTCGGAATAGGTTTGTGAGTGCTTCCTAACGTAAAGGTTTGCATTCGTGACGTCACCGGTCTGAATAAACGGATATGGCCCCCCATATAAATGCGCGGCATTCCTTGGTCTATGCCTTGACCTCCCCCGGTCAAGCTCCCCAAGGTTTTCAAGCTCTTCCAGGCCCCAACGCTTTGCCGATTGATTTGAGTCTCCGAAGAATTTGAGGAAGGCGGCTGGGAGGAAAGTGTCGCTGAGTTCAAGCGCAAAGCGGCGGGTGCGGCGGAGGCGGTCAGCTTCCGCCAATATCCCAGTGATCCGTTTTTGCTCATGGAAATCAGGCAATGGGAAACCGACTTCCTCAAGCTCTGATACGCGGAGATTGGAGATATTCGTTGTATTGGATGATGCCTTGTAACACCAAGATTTGAATATGGGATTGGACATCCAATAGGCCAAATACTCGGGCAATACGTTGCTTTTAGGACGTGCAACAGTTACAAAGGCTCCGAAAGTGCACGGAAATGGTGTGCGGTGGACAACGCAAGATTTCCG
The window above is part of the Elusimicrobiota bacterium genome. Proteins encoded here:
- a CDS encoding restriction endonuclease subunit S, which translates into the protein MSNLRVSELEEVGFPLPDFHEQKRITGILAEADRLRRTRRFALELSDTFLPAAFLKFFGDSNQSAKRWGLEELENLGELDRGRSRHRPRNAAHLYGGPYPFIQTGDVTNANLYVRKHSQTYSEEGLKQSKLWPTGTLCITIAANIAETAILTYPACFPDSIVGFTPGNRVRVEYIQFWLRFQQEMLERTAPESAQKNINLEILRELRCPAPPLAKQNQFAALVAGHERLRAQQREALRQAEHLFSTLLHNAFSQS